Genomic window (Carassius carassius chromosome 36, fCarCar2.1, whole genome shotgun sequence):
CCTAACCGTAACTCTTAAGTCTTACAAGATCATTCTTGACCGCAGAACAGCCTTGAATACTGGCTTCCAGGAATAGCAGCATCTCTTCCTTTGGAGGAAGTTCATGCTGTTTTTACTGCCAAAAGGTCAGGGCTGGAAGACTTCATCCGTATGGACAGATCTGTCCACTTTAAACACGCTGCAGCTGGCAGTTCAGCCGTTACGCAATCAACAAATGAAGTGTGCAACATTAATTCCGCGTTGCACAAATTGCACAAATCAATAAGACTGGAGTTgcaataaatgctgttttctgACTAGTACAAACTCAGAAGTTATATATTTTAGGTTGCAGTGCTATTTAAACTGATGCAGAGCAGAATCTGATGAGGCCTGCAGGCAGAGATAAGATCAGGGCTAAAATAAGCTGAGGCTAAAAGAAACATGTAAATATCTGACTAGCATAGAGCATGCACAGCACAGAAACAGAGATGGAAACAAGACGCGGGTGATAGCTGCTATCTAATCCTGCTTTCACAGTGTGAACGCTGATGTGAACAGATCTGAATCTTGTCAAGGCTTTCTGCACTGTCACAATGCCATGCTGACTTGCACCAAGCATACGTCTAGTGAATCATGAAGATGTGATGACAAAACAATACCAGAAAAAAAAGGAAGGTTGTGCACTTCTGTTTTATCTAAGTGGCATGATCATTCAACATTCATTTTAATCTAAGAGATGAtcaggttttgatatatttcataCTTTGACACATTTCATGGTACTATATAATAACCATATTCATATACCATGGTATTTGAAAGGTATTTCAAAGAAGATCATGGTATTAACATGCTacgcatttaaaatatttgagaTTTTCAATAGTACATATAGTGCAAAAAGCATTATAATAAGGAAAgcaccaatattaaaattttggTAGATGCTAATGAGCCgataattgtttttttgtgttttggctGATAACTGATAAATGGCCAAAATTCTAAACGACTTTgtataaatagattttaaataataataataataaaagacatacaaactgaaataatatattttacatataactACATGTTACAGTTTGCATACAATTGTGTccaagtaaacaaaaataaataaataaataaataaataaagcactaaAACCTGTCGTTAAATACTAAACTGCTACAAATGAATTTAGGGATCACAAAATTataagaaaaacataaaacaattatgCAATTATGGAAATTGGATAATCAGTCCTATgtgatttattaaatttaaaagtgtttttaaatgattggtgttttacagattaactttaagtgagtGTTAGAAACTGACAAAGGAATCTAAATGCAAAAAGTTAGAATGCATAATTACATactgataaataaaaacaaaaaaacatatacacacacacatacacatacagtcgtggccaaaagttttgagaattacataaatattgtaaattggaaaagttgttgcttaagtttttataatagcaatttgcatatcctccagaatgttatgaagatgaattgcatagtccttctttgccatgaaaattaacttaatccgaaaaaaaaaaaattccgctgcatttcattgctgtcattaaaggacctgctgagatcatttcagtaatcgtcttgttaactcaaatgagaatgttgacgagcacaaggctggagatcattatgtcaggctgattgggttagaatggcagacttgacatgttaaaaggagagtgatgcttgaaatcattgttcttccattgttaaccatggtgacctgcaaagaaacgcgtgcagccatcattgcgttgcataaaaatggcttcacaggcaaggatattgtggctactaagattgcacctaaatcaacaatttataggatcatcaagaacttcaaggaaagaggttcaattcttgtaaagaaggctacagggcgtccaagaaagtccagcaagcgccaggatagtctcctaaagaggattcagctgcgggatcggagtgccaccagtgcagagcttgctcaggaatggcagcaggcaggtgtgagcgcatctgcacgcacagtgaggccaagacttttggaagatggcttggtgtcaagaagggcagcaaagaagccacttctctccaaaaaaaacatcagggacagattgatcttctgcagaaagtatagtgaatggactgctgaggactggggcaaagtcatattctccgatgaagcccctttccgattgtttggggcatctggaaaaaggcttgtccggagaagaaaaggtgagcgctaccatcagtcctgtgtcatgccaacagtaaagcatcctgacaccattcatgtgtgtggttgcttctcatccaagggagtgggctcactcacaattctgcccaaaaacacagccatgaataaagaatggtaccaaaacaccctccaacagcaacttcttccaacaatccaacaacagtttggtgaagaacaatgcattttccagcacgatggagcaccgtgccataaggcaaaagtgataactaagtggctcggggactaaaatgttgaaattttgggtccatggcctggaaactccccagatcttaatcccattgagaacttctggtcaatcctcaagaggcgggtggacaaacaaaaacccactaattctgacaaactccaagaagtgattatgaaagaatgggttgctatcagtcaggatttggcccagaagttaattgagagcatgcccagtcaaattgcagaggtcttgaaaaagaagggccaacactgcaaatactgactctttgcaaaaatgtcatgtaattgtcaataaaagcctttaaaacgaatgaagtgcttgtaattatatttcagtacatcacagaaacaactgaaacaaagatctaaaagcagtgtagcagcaaactttttgaaaactaatatttatgtaattctcaacttttggccacgactgtacacacacacacacacatatatatatatatatatataaagtatctGATTGTAACAAATACAGTTGCAAAATATTCTCTAATGCACTTCTCATCTCTAATGGCAATGATCCTTTTTTTTGCCTGGCTCGGTTTATTATGgcacttttccactacacagtaccagctcgcctcggctctgtttggttttccactgtgtaaaagttgtacctgtaccggcttccaggtacttttttccgtaccacctccggcgaggttccaagcgagctgaggcgagctgaggcgagctgaggcgatactataatgtgacgtgaaaacacagcagactgctgattggtcagagagaatcgtcactattcactgcgtcatcattacactcctgtttttttcagcagtttcgttttgctgccctcagcctctcctgaaacaacgtttgtcttcttgctgtgagaaacagccacatcccgaggatcaaaaacaacatgcactcgatttcctccattgtcctgtgtgtgtgggtaccgggtgtgtgtcgcgtagaagattacgtcacggcagtttcctgcagtgtcactatgacaaccaggtactattgtggaggtactatctgcaatggaaaacggagcgaaaagcgagctgagtcgagtcgagctggtactggtaatggaaaagcgccattagatGCACATTGAACTGGATGTCATGGATCTAAagtttcaataaatgtttttgtgagGAACAATCATTAACAATTCAATTATTCAAGACTTAGAATGTGCGTAAAATTTCATTTCCATCAACTCAACCCCTGATGACTGACGCAGCTCGATCTGCTGATGCGACTCATGTGATGACAACATTAAAAGAGAAGACGCGTGTATTACAAACCCTTCTACTCATCCAGCCCTGCACAGGTCACATGGATAATTCTGCAGGCTTACAATGTAGACCTCTAGGGAACGCAGTGACATAACAGGATTGTCAGCACCAGATTATTCCGGTGCTCGGGAATACAAGGTTTCAGGCTGAAACACGCAAAACAAACATGAAATCATACAGATGGAGGGCATGAGGTCAAACACACAGCTCACACACTCTTCTTGAGCCAGAACGGCAGCCTGAGATTGTCGTAACCAgctattttaaacaaaattacagCAATCTTTCCATGAAACACAGACATCTGAGATCATTAGTTGCACAGAATAGCAACGAGAGACGCATCACTTTCACTCTCACGTGACACTGATATTTGAGCCAATCTATTATTGCAAAACCACCCCCAGGTTTCCAGTTCCACTTTTAGATATGATCGCCATATTTCCCGCCTGTGAGATGTGACCTAAATacaaggaataaaaaaaatgtgaatatagaACAATTAAAACTTGTCAAATCATCTTTCAAATGGACTTAATGTTTTACAGACAGCCCTTCATTTTCCCGCTCTAAACTTCTCAATGGGAAGAGATAAAACTGCCTTTGTGATACGGCCAAAGTCATCGTGAGAGCAGATAAAAATCAAGGAAACCCAAAGAAAGACGTGGCAGCTGAGCATTACTGAATCTCTAAATCAGCTTCATTTCCCAGAATTCCGACAGCAGAATGTTTACACAGGCAGAATTTCCGGAGGTCCAGTGCAAGAATAGAGGGAAGCAGGTTTTTACATATCGGAACTATACTTGCAAACACCCAAACCTCCTGTTGACCCCGAATGACTAGGCCACATATACGTTCCAACCGCCACGTCTGGATCATAACTCATCCATCTCCTCCATTCGGTCTTATCTTTAGTGTTTTATGACATGCATTAGTCCTTCTTGTTCTAAAGACATAATGTTTAATCTTGGTACAGGTTCTGTCATGTTACACCTCTGAGGTAAAACACTTTCATAAGTCGTCTGGGAACAGCTCTTATCCTGAGGGTAGTTTCAAATAACCGGCGTAAATCTGATTTCTTTATGATATGACGCCATATGAACTTACTCGCTACTCTGTGTCACCGAATACTCTGACAATTAGTTGTAAGCGTTCAGCATGTGATTACTTAACCAACTCTGCCTTGACTTAATTGCCAGTCCTTAAGGTTCCCTTTCACTCATGGGGCAATCCTGTCAATTCCATTAAGGAGATTACAGGAGGAATCAGACTGACCCGGAGTACCCAAACAGACAGGGAAAGCATTTCAGCAGACTACATCTTGAAGACAGCTCATCTAAAAAGGGGGAAAAGCCTGTAAATAGATTATTTCTTACCATGGCCAGTTAATGAACAATGGCTCTCTAAATGTAGTTCTTATGTACAACAAATAGGAtgaagttatatttaaaaagttatttttaaaagacTATAACAACTGATTAAATAACACATAATTATCAGCCAATCGTAAAATAATCTTATATTTTCTtaaattgctttattttatttatccaaaatattattttaaaatattattttaaacatggtTGCAAatgttgtatctttttttttagagtagttcatgttagctcatatCCATCAATTAATATTAACAGATAAAACTTAAacgctttagaagtatttttcattgttagatcatgttaactaatgtagttaagtaacattaaaaacaaatagagCCTTTGTTACGCTCGGAACCCagagaaacgcaggagacgagagatccaaacgcagtgtgggtttatttgggtaatccaacTCCGAATCCAACATGCAGGgttcaaaaccaaaaatccatccaaacaaacaaacaggaaaaggaACAGAACCTAGAAACTCGGaatgcgaggaaactgggtgacggaaggaaaggactccatgaagacaaccagaaaagaccggttaatataggcagggtaatgactatcaagtgaagacacctgagtgcaattaacaagagtgtaattactgtgatgaagggataaggctttgtgggaattgtagtgcctacagtgaggtgcctatggggaagtgagaccactagtggacacccagggaaacagagaccagacagcgtgacagccTTACTGtaaagtcttaatatatttatatttaaattttaaatatctcaaatatttaaataatttataaatgttgttttattattaaaatagcatctaaagctattaaaataagaaattaaaataagaaatagcctagtaaaaaaaaaacaagccattTATCAGTTATCATTGTATTATTGAGCAGACTTTTAATATCCATACATCCCTAGAAACATCAATTATCTTATTCCATCTATCAAATACACCAAATCTGGGAGAGTGAGCTTATAACTCAAAACGTTCTCATTGCAATATTGAAAAACCTTTCATTTAAACTGTGCTGTACAGAAATGCCCTCATTAGTCTGTCACCAGCCCTGAAAGTGGCGTCTAAAATATCTCAAAATACTAGCAAGGTTCCCATTAAGCTGAGGTCATTTGAAAAGGTGATGGGCAAGGTTTTGCTCAGAAACGTTGCTAAGAAGACTTGCCGCCCCAGCCGCCGACAGGATGGATACTTTCTGGCACCACAGTGACACACTCCACCAACAACACATGTACGGTCATATATACAAGTCCATGGCAGTTGACTCAGGCAGACTTTTGTGACTTAAGTACAGTGTGCTGACAGTGCAGGGCTTCGGCCAGCTCTGATGAGCAGTGACTGAATTTAGCTCAGGGAACAACCGGGCTCTTATTTCTAACACCAAGTCCAAGAGCCAAACGACTAAATATCAGTATCAGTTGGCTCAGTTTCTAAATAGGTCAGACAAGCTACTGTACCTAATGCCATCTCAATTGaattcactgtcaaacaggttatGCCAGATTTTTCCTCAATTTTCTAACTCTGTCTGAAGATGCCAAATGGATGTAACAAGCCAACTGTCAACTGTCAAAAGTAATTTCCTCAATTTCATTTCTTTGGACTTAAAAGGATGCAGAGGACCAATCTGCTATTTCATGAACCAGCTTGTATTAATAGAGACATGGTTATCAgttatcacataaaaaaaaaggtgCACCCAAATGTGTAAACGTCTTCATTAAATAAGGAGTCAATGAGATTAGATAATAGGGGTAAGTTCAATTCAACAAactcacatcacctgcaaaacacGTCCACCAAGCTTTTCTTTCCAGTCTGCTGTTTGAGATGACATATTATCAACAGCCAAACAAGCTCTCAGAAACTAGAGATAGAAAGCCTTCATTTCAACTGAATTGAGGTACAAACAAAATACAGAATTGCATTTAAGGTAGGGACACCAATGAAATTCAAAGAAATTATTTGATTCTTCGCagggagcttgattgacaggtgatccttgttcaaaaattctgaaaatgtcAAATGCCTTAAAGGAATATAGAGAAGAAGGATAGAATGaacgaccgaccgaccgaccgacagacagacagacagacagacagacagacagacagacagacagacagacagacagacagacagacagacagatagatagatagatatcgggGTGAGTCCAAAAAGAAAATGGTTTTGGGTCTCTGAACTCCGAAGTAAAAGAGAACTGCCTGTGAGCATCACACTATGTTTAGTCTTTCAGAGAGTGGAGCTTCAACACTAAATCAACATGCATGAGCCAAAAATATCATGCCTAAATTTGGTAGGATCAAAAAACCTTGCTGCTAAACTTGTTGTTCTGTTTCTCTAGAGGCCTgtatatggttaaaaaaaaaaaagtaacagatTGGCATAAACACCATAAATACAGCCTGCAGTCGATATCTATGAACATTAATGAGCTCAACTAATCCAGCCTTCAATAACAATGGGTACTTACAAACTAATGCACTCATTAGAAGCAGGCTAAACAGGTCTTTACCATGGCGCAGGGCCCTTACATCTTAGTGAGCTAATATTAAGAACTATTGTGAGTCAGGAATCGCCCCACCTGAACCTGTCTCATCATGTGACTTCAGGAAACAAGCTGTCAAGCCTAAGAGGACATCCTGCTCAGCTATTTAAACAATATACAAATCTAATTCTTTCATTAGAAGATTAAAACATTACCTAATGGGCTATAGTGTCTGGTCTATTTTACCGGATTTCCCGGTAAAACgttaaagttgctttgtaatgatttttatcgtagaaagtgctatacaaataaactttaattgaacttttaattgaatttaacatCAAACAGGAGATTTTCAGCAAGCACTCCGCTTCACATTAGCGACAGGTGCTAGTTAAACGGTAAAGGTAACAAGACAGCTTCAGTAAAACAACATTGAACTGCAGACATATGAGATGTTATACTGTTATACTGTGCTCGTAGCTCGTGCACTTcaattgcacacacaaatatgGTGTCGCACGCTGTAGCCTGTATCATATCATATTAAAGCATGCATGTCAGATTTCACATTAACCTTAATCGCGATTATttccaattaataaaaaaaaaaatatatatatatattttttttaattttttttttcttaatgacaGCACCACTATTTAGCAACAATAAATCATAACTTGAAACCTTTTCAGAATAAGCACAATGTAATGCACAAACGATATAGTACTGTCATGCATtgatcattttaaaatacaatgggCCCAAAACATACTTGGACATTTAGGCTAAACTTTTGACTGTcacattaccgtatttttcggactataagtcgcacctgagtataagttgcatcagtccaaaaatacttcatgacaaggaaaaaaacatatataagtcgcatttatttagaaccaagcaccaagagaaaacattaccatttacatccgcgagagggcgctatatgctgctcagtgtagactacaggagcacagagcaacaaagagcgccctctcgcggctgtaaatggtaatattttcacttggttcatttctcttggttcatgtcaaattaattttgataaataagtcgcacctgactataagtcgcaggaccagccaaactttgaaaaaaagtgtgacttatagtccggaaaatacggtatataataaaaaatcatgtAGCATATTTTGTAACGAAATATAGCACAAACATTTCATGAAAAACAACAGATATGCTGTTCAAAATTAAAAAGGTAATATTAAAGGTTATCAGAAAAAgtttcaaatttgttttaattatttctgaGAAAAGGTTGAGCatcatttgtttaaatgtttcaatTGGTAAGACCTTTTATTTAATGCAGTGATATTCAGAATCAGACACTTTAAGTGACTGCATATTTcattgagtcattttactttgtgTTATAATAAAACAGGTTTCTTTTCCAGGAGGTGTGAAACCATTAGAATGCAATGACATATATGAAACTGGGCCTCATTACATTAGCTTGAGCTAATGCTGTCTTTGACTGATATTTGGCAAAAATGAGCATGGTGTGTTCAATGAGGTATATCTCTAACATAAGCCAGCTTAATCTTTAAAATAACACTCAAAATGTGCCTATTTCAACACTGGATATAAACACAACAAATTATGACATACATAAATATCACTCATCGAGCTCCTTAGAGCTAAGAATAACTGTAGTTTCCCAGAAAGAATTCACGCCAACGTTTTACACTTTCAGGAACTTAGGAGCTTTGTGACGCCTTCATAAATAAAGACGGAAAAGACACCAAGGCCTAGGAGAACCTAACCTATACATATTtgtgcaatattttgtaattacacttAATAACCCCAAATTGTCTACAGACACATGAACATGATGCCAAAACAATAATGCCACCTAAATCTAAGTAGGTGCAAAACTACAGAATACAAGACCCCTAagaatatttacacatttataaaaagcattctttttattttctatataatttttttaaatataccggAATCTAGGTTACTATATATGTCAGTGGCTGCTGCACCTAATCTGCATCCCATGAAGAAAGGCATATGATGTTACCATGGTGACCCTCTCCACTGCTGTGGATGTGCGAGTCTGTGTTCTCAGCAGCAGAGCACACAGCTCAAGCTAATTTGTGTTTCTAGGTGTGGCTTTAAACCCAGTGAGACCACCCCCCTCTCTTGTTATGGCCAGCCATGCTCATTCTTTGTTTAGCCTAGATCCATCCCAAAATGACTTCATTTCACGCTGATTCATCCTTTATTGTATCAGTGTTTGCTTGGCAATAAACAGACATACGCCTCCATAGTGCCAGCATTGCAAAGATTACCTTATTCATCACTGCAGAATCAATGCTACTTTTTATTTGTTCTGAAATACATGCCTAATAGATTTATTACTGTTATCAGtgtaaaactaaaacattttaataagacTCTAAACTATAAATTAATGAACATATCTAGTTAACAGCTTGTTTTCCATCATAACACCCCATTCTGAATTATTTTGAAGCAATAGTTCACTCCAAAAAAATttaactctgtcatcatttactcaccctcagcaggtcattccaaacctgtatgtatttatttattctgtggcACAAGAAAGAATATCTGAACTTTTTTGTCCATTTAAAAACGTGAGCGGAGTCTAAAGTTGATTGGGTTCTTCTAACTAATTTTATGGGCAAATTCAAGAAAACAATCTTCAGaatatcctcttttgtgttctgcagaagacacTAAGTCATACAAGTCTGGAACAATctgcaattttaatttttgagtgaaatattccTTAGTATTAATGCAGAAATGTAGTGGCAATAAAAAATATGGTCATAAACTAGTTAGAAACAAGACCTGGAAAGGCTCAGAACACTAACCTGGAAAGGAATGTGGATTGGGGGATCCTCTCTTCAGGCACTTGGAACACAGGACATGCACAGAGTAGTGAAGGCCAGGCCATTCCTGCAGAAGAACATTGAACTCTTCCACTAAGGGAATAATCGCTTGCCAAGCTGTCCAGATATTTGGCAAGGATGCATGGCTGGAAATGGAGAGGGTCTCAGGCTGCAATCTGCTCCTTGAGGGCCGGTAACTCACCATCACAGGCACTTTACCCCGATAGGCAAAGATATGATGCTTTCCATCAGACCGTTGCACCACGTGGCTGTTTATTTGCACGCTATAACGTGCAAAAAGTCCAAGAGGGGTGGAGAAAGGAAACCTGTATTCAATCTGCAGCTGCTCAACTGAGAAGAACTGACCAGGGATCGACGAGCCCCCGCTGGCCGACACCTCAGGATGGGGCTCCTCATTGCTGACCTGACTGGGAAATTTATACCAGACGGTGGCCCCATTAAGCGGCTTGCTGCGAGGTTTGTTGACACAGTAGCAGACGCCCATCTTTTCCAGCAGTTCCATGATCAGGTGCAAGTCCTTCTGTGTCTGGACCAGGGGCTTAAGCAGCAATCGAATCACATTTGATGGCAGCAAACCGTGCAACAGAAACCCCTCCACGTGGCCGTGCATCTCCATAGACCTGACGCCATCTCCATCGTCTCCTTCAGCCTGTAGTTTCTCAAGCATTGCAGCGAGGTCTCTCTGAAACAACACATTCAAGATGGCGATAAACCGGGGTAGATTGTGGAAGACGTATTCCTTCAACGCCAAGCTGTCTTCAAAGTACAAAAGTTTACCGCTCTCATGTAGGTACGAGAGCGCGCTTTGCAGGCGGTCCTCCGTCAGCCCAGCCTGAAGGCCAAACCGGGCCGAATCCCACCAGGAAAGCCATAAATCCTGTGGCTTAAAATGCAGTTCCTCAAGCATCTGCCATGACTTTGGCAGGACTCTGTGAAGATTGGGGAAAATCTCCCTGTGATCTGCGACAGACATGAGCTTCTCTTTCAAATGCTGGATGTTTCTTTGAGCCACCATGCAGCTGACGCAAATCACCGGAGAGAGGATTTGTAGTCGATTGTTGAGCATGTATTGCAACTGAGACTTTTTACGTTGTAAGTTTTTATCTGTGACCCCATAAAACAGAACATGGGGGCTAGAAGTCCGAACATCATAACCTTGCTCAAGGGCTTCGTCAACCTGCAGGGCAAGCACTTGTAGGCATTCAGTGTCCGTTTTTTCCTGAAGCGAAATCTGTCTGTGAATATCCAGGCACTTTTCTTCAGCCTCAACCTCTTCACATAAGTCACTGTGGGTGCCTACAATGCACACAACTGCGTGTGGCACCTTAGCACTGAGCAGGTGGAGGAAACTGCCAACATGGGAATAGAAGCTCTTTGATGTATACAAATTCAGATTCACCACCAAAACATAAAGTGCTCCAGGAGACAAGAAAAAGGGTTTGATAAGATCATAGTTCTGCTTACCAGATAAATCATATACAATGAATGTAAGACTCCGATCTGCATCCGCTACCCAGTTTGTCACGTCAATACCCCTACATCCAATTGCCATCTTGGCATCTGACGGTTTGTTGGCAATGCACTGCCTGAGTGTGGTTTTTCCTGCATTTCTCTGGCCCATCAAAACCAGTTTAAGCCTGGGTTTTACAGCAGGCTGGGAATGTGCAAGCTCCTTCTGATAGGCAGCTATGTAGGGGATCCCCTTCATGCACACTTCATACGGAGGCTGAATGAGAGGATTATCCTTCACCTTCCAGATGTTGACTTTGGCAAGTTTTCCAAAATTGTCTGGGAGGATGGCAATTTGGTTACCCTGTAAAACCAGCTCTTCCAATCTCCCTAGCTCTACAATAGAGTCAGGGAGAAACGTTATGCTATTATTGTCCAACCACAAATTAGCAAGATTGCACAGCTGTCCTATCTCCTCAGGGAGGAATGTCAGTTTATTCCGGCTTAAATACAACTCCTCCAAACTGGTGAGTTTGATGATAACCTGAGGAAAATGTTCATAAAAATTTGAGGAGAGATTGAGCATTTTCAGTTTCTGCAGTTTCCCAAACGACTGCGGCAGGCTGGTGAGGAAATTATTATCAAGCATCAGGCTCTCCAAGTTCTGCAGCTCACAAAATGTTTCAGGCAAAAACGAGAGGTGAGTGCTGCTGAGCCACAAGATTTTAATAGATTGGAGCATCATGATGTTTCCCGGAAGACCTTCTAGTTTATTTCCAGAGCAGTCAAGCTCCTCCAGATCAGTAAGGGCAAGTATTTCAGAAGGGAAACGCTGTAGCTTGTTATGATCCACATCGAGCGTTCTGAGCTTCCTGAGTTGTGAAAAGGTCCTGGGGAAGTCATGCAGCTCATTGAAGCTGATGTCAAGCTCCTCCAGACTTTGCAAAGTCCCAATCTGAGTTGGCAGGTCTTGGATTTTGTTATGACAGATGCACAACTTTTTAAGCCCCTTGAGAAGATCAATATCTTCTGAAAAGTGGTTCAAGCAGTTGTGACTGATATCTAATTCAACCAGCTGACTAAGTTGAAATACTGCAGTGGGGACTGTTGCGAACTTGTTCCTTCGAAGAATGAGGATGCGAAGTCTGGTTAGGGTTGAGCCCAGTCCCTCTGGAAGCTCTTGAAGGGAGTTGTTGCCCAGATTGAGGACCTCGATCTCCTTTATGTCCTCGGGTAATGTAATTTCCTGGCAGTTTTTGGTGCTGAGAGTCAGCTGTCTCAGATTGCTCCTCAGCTTCCTGGAGCGCAAAGCAGCATCCCTCCATAATCTAGCTGTCTTCAGGTTATTCTCCTCAGCCATCGTATCGAAGCCGTGCTCCTCCTTGTTCTCATTGAGCACAGTGATCAATCACTTCGGCAGCATAGTGTCGCTTTAACTTGCTTCATCGATTCGTGTACTCCGCCCAAAAATCCGGATGAAACCAACATTTAGACAATGCCGATTTCATCTTTATCCGAAAATATGCAGTTCCGTTCAATCGCATTCAGGAAAACAGGGCTGGGCTGCGTTCTTTCACGCATCCTCTTTATCTGCGCTATC
Coding sequences:
- the mfhas1 gene encoding malignant fibrous histiocytoma-amplified sequence 1 homolog isoform X2 produces the protein MAEENNLKTARLWRDAALRSRKLRSNLRQLTLSTKNCQEITLPEDIKEIEVLNLGNNSLQELPEGLGSTLTRLRILILRRNKFATVPTAVFQLSQLVELDISHNCLNHFSEDIDLLKGLKKLCICHNKIQDLPTQIGTLQSLEELDISFNELHDFPRTFSQLRKLRTLDVDHNKLQRFPSEILALTDLEELDCSGNKLEGLPGNIMMLQSIKILWLSSTHLSFLPETFCELQNLESLMLDNNFLTSLPQSFGKLQKLKMLNLSSNFYEHFPQVIIKLTSLEELYLSRNKLTFLPEEIGQLCNLANLWLDNNSITFLPDSIVELGRLEELVLQGNQIAILPDNFGKLAKVNIWKVKDNPLIQPPYEVCMKGIPYIAAYQKELAHSQPAVKPRLKLVLMGQRNAGKTTLRQCIANKPSDAKMAIGCRGIDVTNWVADADRSLTFIVYDLSGKQNYDLIKPFFLSPGALYVLVVNLNLYTSKSFYSHVGSFLHLLSAKVPHAVVCIVGTHSDLCEEVEAEEKCLDIHRQISLQEKTDTECLQVLALQVDEALEQGYDVRTSSPHVLFYGVTDKNLQRKKSQLQYMLNNRLQILSPVICVSCMVAQRNIQHLKEKLMSVADHREIFPNLHRVLPKSWQMLEELHFKPQDLWLSWWDSARFGLQAGLTEDRLQSALSYLHESGKLLYFEDSLALKEYVFHNLPRFIAILNVLFQRDLAAMLEKLQAEGDDGDGVRSMEMHGHVEGFLLHGLLPSNVIRLLLKPLVQTQKDLHLIMELLEKMGVCYCVNKPRSKPLNGATVWYKFPSQVSNEEPHPEVSASGGSSIPGQFFSVEQLQIEYRFPFSTPLGLFARYSVQINSHVVQRSDGKHHIFAYRGKVPVMVSYRPSRSRLQPETLSISSHASLPNIWTAWQAIIPLVEEFNVLLQEWPGLHYSVHVLCSKCLKRGSPNPHSFPDCSRLV
- the mfhas1 gene encoding malignant fibrous histiocytoma-amplified sequence 1 homolog isoform X1; translated protein: MAEENNLKTARLWRDAALRSRKLRSNLRQLTLSTKNCQEITLPEDIKEIEVLNLGNNSLQELPEGLGSTLTRLRILILRRNKFATVPTAVFQLSQLVELDISHNCLNHFSEDIDLLKGLKKLCICHNKIQDLPTQIGTLQSLEELDISFNELHDFPRTFSQLRKLRTLDVDHNKLQRFPSEILALTDLEELDCSGNKLEGLPGNIMMLQSIKILWLSSTHLSFLPETFCELQNLESLMLDNNFLTSLPQSFGKLQKLKMLNLSSNFYEHFPQVIIKLTSLEELYLSRNKLTFLPEEIGQLCNLANLWLDNNSITFLPDSIVELGRLEELVLQGNQIAILPDNFGKLAKVNIWKVKDNPLIQPPYEVCMKGIPYIAAYQKELAHSQPAVKPRLKLVLMGQRNAGKTTLRQCIANKPSDAKMAIGCRGIDVTNWVADADRSLTFIVYDLSGKQNYDLIKPFFLSPGALYVLVVNLNLYTSKSFYSHVGSFLHLLSAKVPHAVVCIVGTHSDLCEEVEAEEKCLDIHRQISLQEKTDTECLQVLALQVDEALEQGYDVRTSSPHVLFYGVTDKNLQRKKSQLQYMLNNRLQILSPVICVSCMVAQRNIQHLKEKLMSVADHREIFPNLHRVLPKSWQMLEELHFKPQDLWLSWWDSARFGLQAGLTEDRLQSALSYLHESGKLLYFEDSLALKEYVFHNLPRFIAILNVLFQRDLAAMLEKLQAEGDDGDGVRSMEMHGHVEGFLLHGLLPSNVIRLLLKPLVQTQKDLHLIMELLEKMGVCYCVNKPRSKPLNGATVWYKFPSQVSNEEPHPEVSASGGSSIPGQFFSVEQLQIEYRFPFSTPLGLFARYSVQINSHVVQRSDGKHHIFAYRGKVPVMVSYRPSRSRLQPETLSISSHASLPNIWTAWQAIIPLVEEFNVLLQEWPGLHYSVHVLCSKCLKRGSPNPHSFPGELLTQPRPEGLTEIICPKNGSERVNVALVYPPTPTVVSPSHKSH